One window from the genome of Salvia miltiorrhiza cultivar Shanhuang (shh) chromosome 7, IMPLAD_Smil_shh, whole genome shotgun sequence encodes:
- the LOC130993726 gene encoding TORTIFOLIA1-like protein 4, which translates to MAISKQTSGELKSRVNSCINKLSDRDTQSMAANELEAIARTLPNDAFAPFLNCLSATDSSEKSPVRRQCVRLISVLSAAHGDALSPHVSKMISAVLRRLRDPDSAVRAACVDAVASVAAHVSSPQLFAVILKPLADTLFHEQDSKPQIGAALCLAAAVGAAPEPDAAELRRLLPRVLKFVRSDGCKARPALLSLVGSIVSTDCVKSKSLLSSTVSTAVDFLSSDDWAARKEAAEVLEKAALADGSLSAQFKDSCVAALENRRFDKVKLVREMMNRALEKWKDLPGQSERLPSPNVQSDTSSAGYSPLQRSPCSETPQLRKMYPPRSPASSCSSSTSSSRRSVLGNEDTKPHIPTAGNKLNLKKNTRSRVVPFNYGDNSDENNAIKEDFEDEKEFEDMSLIRRQLQQIENQQSNLLDLLQRFIGNSQKGMSSLEKRVDGLEKVLDVMSQDFTLPTRRVSTMSEALGNTCCMIPGAEFLSPKFWRRAESVSLKLGSGSSFSSSHGMVHKDAASVEISRLNSPRK; encoded by the exons ATGGCGATCTCTAAGCAAACATCCGGCGAGCTCAAATCACGCGTCAACAGCTGCATCAACAAGCTCTCCGACAGAGACACGCAGTCCATGGCCGCCAACGAGCTCGAAGCCATAGCCCGAACTCTCCCAAATGACGCTTTTGCCCCTTTCTTAAACTGCCTCTCCGCCACGGATTCGTCGGAGAAGTCGCCTGTCCGCCGCCAGTGCGTCCGCCTCATCAGCGTACTCTCCGCCGCCCACGGCGACGCTCTCTCCCCGCACGTCTCCAAAATGATCTCCGCCGTTCTCCGCCGCCTACGCGACCCCGACTCAGCCGTCCGGGCGGCTTGCGTCGACGCCGTCGCGTCCGTCGCCGCGCACGTGAGCTCGCCGCAGCTCTTCGCCGTGATCCTGAAGCCGCTGGCGGACACGCTCTTCCACGAGCAGGATTCGAAGCCACAGATCGGGGCCGCGCTCTGCCTCGCCGCGGCGGTGGGGGCGGCGCCGGAGCCCGACGCGGCGGAGCTGAGGAGGCTGCTGCCGAGGGTTCTGAAATTTGTCAGGAGCGACGGTTGCAAGGCGAGGCCTGCTTTGCTCTCGCTGGTTGGTAGTATCGTTAGCACTGATTGCGTTAAGAGTAAGAGTTTGTTGAGTTCTACAGTTTCGACGGCGGTCGATTTCTTGAGCAGCGACGATTGGGCGGCGCGGAAGGAAGCAGCGGAGGTTTTGGAGAAGGCGGCGTTGGCTGACGGTAGTTTGTCGGCGCAATTTAAGGATTCTTGCGTTGCTGCTTTAGAGAACAGGAGATTCGACAAG GTGAAGCTTGTTAGGGAGATGATGAATAGAGCATTGGAAAAATGGAAAGATCTTCCCGGGCAGTCTGAACGCCTCCCCTCGCCAAATG TTCAATCAGATACTAGCAGTGCTGGTTACTCCCCTCTGCAACGGAGTCCTTGCTCAGAAACTCCTCAACTGAGAAAAATGTATCCACCAAGGTCGCCTGCGTCTAGTTGCTCGTCGTCAACTAGCAGCAGCCGGAGGAGTGTTCTGGGAAACGAGGACACCAAACCTCACATTCCCACTGCTGGCAACAAGCTCAACCTGAAGAAGAACACCCGTTCTCGGGTGGTTCCTTTCAACTATGGCGACAATTCAGACGAGAACAACGCTATCAAAGAAGACTTTGAGGATGAGAAGGAGTTCGAGGACATGTCTCTAATCCGCAGGCAGCTGCAGCAGATCGAAAACCAGCAATCAAACTTGTTGGACCTTCTTCAG AGGTTCATTGGGAACTCTCAGAAGGGCATGAGCTCGTTGGAGAAGCGAGTGGACGGCTTGGAGAAGGTGCTGGACGTGATGTCACAGGATTTCACTCTCCCAACACGAAGGGTCTCAACAATGAGTGAGGCGTTGGGGAACACGTGCTGTATGATACCGGGAGCAGAGTTTCTGAGTCCCAAGTTCTGGAGGAGAGCAGAATCTGTTAGTTTGAAGTTGGGCTCGGGCTCGTCTTTCAGCAGCAGCCATGGAATGGTGCACAAGGATGCTGCAAGTGTTGAGATCTCGAGGCTTAATAGCCCAAGAAAGTGA
- the LOC130993727 gene encoding histidinol-phosphate aminotransferase, chloroplastic-like, translated as MGVIELLCKTSSLCVDRPIPSPICGSFKGNLRRSRITFRTPPASSSAAAVPMTEESPKEGGGKLTGDSFIRPHLRKLSPYQPILPFEVLSIRLGRKPEEIIKLDANENPYGPPPEVFEALGSLRFPYIYPDPESRRLRAALAEDTGLEADYILAGCGADELIDLIMRCVLEPGDKILDCPPTFTMYEFDAAVNGALVIKVPRKPDFSLDVDRIFEVVEQEKPKCIFLTSPNNPDGSIIDDETLVKILSLPILVVLDEAYIEFAGLESKMKWVKKHENLIVLRTFSKRAALAGLRVGYGAFPLSIIEYLWRAKQPYNLSVAAEIAACAALENPTYLENVKVALVEERERLFKLLKGVPFLNPYPSYSNFILCEVTAGRDAKKLKDDLAKMGIMIRHYSNKELAGYVRVSVGKPEHTDALMEGLKRLY; from the exons ATGGGCGTGATCGAGTTGTTGTGCAAGACTTCATCACTTTGTGTAGACAGACCGATTCCTAGCCCCATTTGCGGTTCGTTTAAGGGGAATCTGAGGCGGAGTAGAATTACATTTAGGACCCCGCCGGCCTCCTCCTCAGCCGCCGCCGTTCCGATGACTGAGGAGAGCCCCAAGGAAGGAGGCGGCAAGTTGACTGGGGATTCATTTATTCGGCCGCATCTCCGTAAATTGTCCCCATATCAACCTATTCTCCCTTTCGAG GTGTTGTCTATCCGTCTCGGTAGGAAACCTGAGgaaattattaaattagatgCGAATGAAAATCCATATGGTCCGCCACCAGAG GTTTTTGAGGCTTTGGGCTCCTTGAGATTCCCTTATATTTATCCTGATCCTGAAAGCCGGAGATTACGAGCTGCTTTGGCTGAAGATACTGGTCTTGAAGCTGATTATATTCTTGCTGGCTGTGGTGCAGATGAACTTATTGATTTGATTATGCG ATGTGTGTTAGAACCAGGTGATAAAATTTTGGACTGTCCACCAACTTTTACTATGTACGAGTTCGACGCAGCTGTTAATGGAGCACTTGTAATCAAGG TACCTAGGAAGCCCGACTTCAGCCTAGATGTGGATAGGATATTTGAAGTTGTTGAGCAGGAGAAACCAAAGTGTATATTCCTAACCTCACCTAACAATCCAGATGGAAG CATTATTGATGATGAAACTCTTGTGAAAATACTTAGTCTTCCAATATTGGTTGTGCTGGATGAAGCATATATTGAATTTGCGGGACTTGAGTCTAAGATGAAATGGGTGAAGAAGCATGAGAATCTAATTGTCCTTCGGACATTTAGCAAAAGAGCtg CTCTAGCCGGCCTTCGAGTTGGATATGGAGCATTTCCATTGAGCATTATTGAATACCTATGGAGGGCCAAGCAGCCATATAATCTATCAGTGGCAGCTGAAATTGCAGCATGTGCCGCATTAGAGAATCCTACCTATCTAGAG AATGTGAAAGTAGCTTTGGTGGAAGAACGTGAGAGGCTTTTCAAGCTTTTGAAAGGAGTGCCATTTCTAAATCCTTATCCAAGCTACTCCAATTTCATTCTTTGCGAGGTGACAGCTGGAAGAGATGCTAAGAAGTTGAAG GATGACCTCGCAAAAATGGGTATCATGATTCGTCACTACAGTAACAAAGAATTAGCGGGTTATGTCCGTGTATCCGTAGGCAAGCCAGAGCATACTGATGCTCTAATGGAGGGTCTGAAGCGCCTTTATTAA
- the LOC130994015 gene encoding uncharacterized protein LOC130994015, whose protein sequence is MLLWQIWKDGNGKVWNNKSPVPAASVMAAASTWAEWSSVRASATRSNPQQIAKAVCLGWHPLPPGAIQCNVDVAFFAEDKTMGLGMVVRNHHGEFVVGRSIILPGCRSVEEGELIGIKEALSWIKELGFLKGVLESDCKRACDAIGSTERSISELGVLASLCRAKLVLVPDLSVRFVKREYNAIAHCLAKAARDFTSHHVWTEPPVFVAGLFHIPCSCEQ, encoded by the coding sequence ATGTTACTCTGGCAAATCTGGAAGGATGGAAATGGTAAGGTCTGGAACAATAAGTCTCCTGTCCCGGCGGCTTCGGTTATGGCAGCAGCCTCGACGTGGGCCGAGTGGAGTTCGGTGCGAGCTTCTGCTACTCGTTCTAACCCCCAGCAGATCGCTAAGGCTGTCTGTCTTGGCTGGCATCCCCTTCCTCCAGGTGCTATTCAGTGTAATGTTGATGTCGCCTTTTTTGCTGAGGATAAGACGATGGGTTTAGGAATGGTTGTCAGGAATCACCATGGGGAGTTTGTCGTGGGGCGATCCATTATCTTACCAGGATGCCGGAGTGTGGAGGAGGGAGAGCTTATCGGCATCAAGGAAGCTTTGTCGTGGATCAAGGAGTTGGGTTTTCTCAAGGGTGTGTTGGAGTCGGATTGCAAACGGGCTTGTGATGCGATTGGTTCGACGGAGAGGAGTATTTCTGAATTGGGCGTCTTGGCCTCTTTGTGTCGAGCTAAGCTCGTTTTGGTTCCGGATCTTAGTGTTCGTTTTGTCAAGCGTGAGTATAACGCGATCGCTCATTGTCTAGCGAAAGCTGCGAGAGATTTTACTTCACATCATGTTTGGACTGAACCCCCGGTCTTTGTGGCGGGTCTTTTCCATATCCCATGTTCTTGTGAGCAATAA